A region of Gracilinanus agilis isolate LMUSP501 chromosome 3, AgileGrace, whole genome shotgun sequence DNA encodes the following proteins:
- the EIF2S3 gene encoding eukaryotic translation initiation factor 2 subunit 3: MAGDEPGVTLGQPHLSRQDLTTLDVTKLTPLSHEVISRQATINIGTIGHVAHGKSTVVKAISGVHTVRFKNELERNITIKLGYANAKIYKLDDPSCSRPECYRSCGSSTPDEFPTDIPGTKGNFKLVRHVSFVDCPGHDILMATMLNGAAVMDAALLLIAGNESCPQPQTSEHLAAIEIMKLKHILILQNKIDLVKESQAKEQYEQILAFVQGTVAEGAPIIPISAQLKYNIEVVCEYIVKKIPVPPRDFTSEPRLIVIRSFDVNKPGCEVDDLKGGVAGGSILKGVLKVGQELEVRPGIVSKDSEGKLMCKPIFSKIVSLFAEHNDLQYAAPGGLIGVGTKIDPTLCRADRMVGQVLGAVGALPEIFTELEISYFLLRRLLGVRTEGDKKAAKVQKLSKNEVLMVNIGSLSTGGRVSAVKADLGKIVLTNPVCTEIGEKIALSRRVEKHWRLIGWGQIRRGVTIKPTVDDD, from the exons ATGGCGGGCGACGAGCCGGGAGTGACTCTGGGGCAGCCACATCTATCTCGCCAGGATTTGACCACCTTG GATGTTACCAAGTTGACTCCGCTTTCACATGAAGTTATCAGCAGACAAGCCACGATCAATATAG GTACAATTGGTCATGTAGCACACGGAAAGTCAACAGTAGTAAAAGCTATTTCTGGAGTTCACACTGTCCGAttcaaaaatgagctggaaagaaaTATTACCATTAAATTGGGATATGCTAATGCTAAG ATTTACAAACTTGATGACCCAAGTTGTTCTCGGCCAGAATGTTACAGATCTTGTGGAAGTAGCACACCTGATGAATTTCCTACAGACATTCCAGGAACTAAAGGAAACTTCAAATTAGTCAG acatgTCTCCTTTGTGGATTGTCCTGGTCACGATATTTTGATGGCTACTATGCTGAACGGTGCAGCAGTCATGGATGCAGCTCTGTTATTAATAG CTGGCAATGAGTCTTGTCCTCAACCTCAGACTTCTGAGCATCTAGCAGCCATTGAAATCATGAAATTAAAGCACATTCTGATTCTACAGAATAAGATTGATTTGGTGAAGGAAAGTCAGGCTAAGGAACAATATGAACAAATCCTTGCATTTGTACAAG GTACAGTTGCAGAGGGAGCTCCTATTATTCCAATTTCTGCTCAGCTGAAGTATAATATTGAAGTTGTTTGTGAATACATAGTAAAGAAAATTCCAGTACCCCCAAGAGACTTTACTTCAGAACCCAGACTTATTG TTATTCGGTCTTTTGACGTCAACAAGCCTGGTTGTGAAGTTGATGACCTTAAGGGTGGTGTGGCTGGTGGTAGTATTCTCAAAGGAGTATTAAAG GTGGGGCAGGAGTTGGAGGTCAGGCCTGGCATTGTCTCTAAAGATAGTGAAGGGAAACTCATGTGTAAGCCAATCTTTTCCAAAATTGTATCACTTTTTGCAGAGCATAATGACCTGCAGTATGCTGCTCCTGGAGGCCTTAttg GGGTTGGAACAAAAATTGATCCAACTTTGTGCCGAGCTGACAGAATGGTGGGACAGGTTCTTGGTGCAGTTGGAGCATTGCCTGAAATCTTCACAGAATTGGAAATTTCCTATTTCCTGCTTAGAAGACTTTTAGGAGTGCGTACCGAAGGAGACAAAAAAGCAGCAAAA GTGCAAAAATTGTCCAAGAATGAAGTGCTCATGGTGAACATAGGCTCCTTGTCTACTGGAGGAAGAGTCAGTGCAGTAAAGGCTGATTTAGGCAAAATTGTTCTTACTAACCCTGTCTGCACAGAAATCGGAGAAAAAATTGCCCTTAGTCGAAGAGTTGAGAAACATTGGCG tTTGATTGGCTGGGGTCAGATAAGAAGAGGAGTTACAATCAAGCCAACGGTAGATGATGATTAA